One stretch of Zootoca vivipara chromosome 8, rZooViv1.1, whole genome shotgun sequence DNA includes these proteins:
- the DERL1 gene encoding derlin-1: MSDLGEWFRSIPLITRYWFAGAIAVPLVGKLGLISPFYLFLWPEAFINRFQIWRPITATFYFPVGPGTGFLYLVNLYFLYQYSSRLETGAFDGRPADYMFMLLFNWICIVITGLAMNMQLLMIPLIMSVLYVWAQLNRDMIVSFWFGTRFKACYLPWVILGFNYIIGGSIINELIGNLVGHLYFFLMFKYPIDLGGRNFLSTPQFLYHWLPNRRGGVSGFGVPPASMRRPAENRQGEGRHNWGQGFRLGDQ; this comes from the exons ATGTCGGACCTCGGGGAGTGGTTCCGGAGCATCCCGCTCATCACCCGCTACTGGTTCGCCGGCGCCATCGCGGTCCCTCTCGTCGGCAAGCTAGGCCTCATCAGTCCCTTCTACCTCTTCCTGTGGCCCGAGGCCTTCATCAACCGCTTCCAG ATCTGGAGGCCAATCACAGCAACCTTCTATTTTCCGGTCGGCCCAGGAACGGGGTTTCTTTACCTGGTGAACTTATATTTTTTGTATCAGTATTCATCACGATTAGAAACAG GCGCTTTCGATGGAAGACCTGCTGACTATATGTTCATGCTTCTCTTTAATTGGATCTGCATAGTT ATTACTGGTTTGGCAATGAATATGCAG TTGCTGATGATTCCCTTGATCATGTCTGTACTTTACGTTTGGGCCCAGCTGAACAGAGACATGATTGTGTCGTTTTGGTTTGGGACACGATTTAAG GCATGCTATCTACCATGGGTTATCCTGGGATTCAACTATATCATTGGAGGCTC TATCATCAACGAGCTGATTGGCAACCTGGTTGGGCACCTGTactttttcttaatgtttaaatATCCAATAGACTTGGGAGGAAGAAATTTCCTATCAACGCCTCAGTTCCT GTACCACTGGCTGCCGAACAGGAGAGGAGGAGTCTCTGGATTTGGTGTGCCCCCTGCCAGCATGCGCAGGCCTGCAGAGAACCGCCAGGGCGAAGGGAGACACAACTGGGGCCAGGGTTTTCGGCTGGGCGATCAGTGA
- the ZHX2 gene encoding zinc fingers and homeoboxes protein 2 codes for MASKRKSTTPCMVRASEAMEQEAPKDCSMGRAATGTPEQDVSNGLVAGKESCENDCEVIEGKSSPANPARKPLGGYECKYCPYSTQNLNEFTEHIDTQHPNVILNPLYVCAECNFTTKKYDSLSEHNAKLHPGENNFKLKLIKLNNQTVLEQSIEAASSSVALETPEIEVVPAGASGTSKTTPVINVGKPKVEARKVSLENHLDGIPHLVTETTEPITCINGAELLHDILAHVMPSVQLPPNINLVPKVPVPLNSTKYNSALDTNTTMISSFNKFPYPTQAELSWLTAASKHPEEQIRIWFATQRLKHGISWSPEEVEEARKKMFNGTIQPAAQTIAVLPAHVAAAKMPQPMIQTAVPCQILSQTGLVLTQVSNGSHVSPIALAVAANQGQKRSMQAQAAVPEVKRPHIVAAEVLSKQIAPAAPTSTTAVPLSPALLANDRKKTKEQIAALKASFIVSQFPDNAEVYRLIEVTGLSRSEIKKWFSDHRYRSQRGIVHITSESLAKDQVALVAARQGRNYNPYPDFTFQKFKGKSREQLGILEESFIKSSFPTQSELERLRNEACMTGREVEAWFSERRKLRDNMEQAVLDSMGPSIKNKEEGASNGAIGPTEQFDISQAPTSLSRCSTAFAPSSQEQAHLLKSTFARTQWPTPQEYDELAAQTGLTRTEIVRWFKENRSCLRTGTLKWLDQYQQQYAVDGYDEAKGPAAPETASSSSEGVQQPSQEHQKLDKQDIEGMEKSECSDRGSQGNNENKGNVSWVEVTIDDDDDASDCMDSWGQAAPGSKAGFDSESIPGDTSHT; via the coding sequence ATGGCTAGCAAAAGGAAATCGACCACTCCGTGTATGGTTCGAGCATCTGAGGCCATGGAGCAGGAAGCTCCCAAGGACTGTAGCATGGGAAGGGCAGCGACCGGCACTCCAGAACAGGACGTGAGCAATGGTTTGGTGGCCGGTAAGGAGAGCTGCGAAAACGACTGTGAGGTGATCGAAGGGAAATCCTCCCCGGCCAACCCGGCCAGGAAACCCCTCGGAGGCTACGAATGTAAGTACTGCCCCTATTCCACGCAGAATCTGAACGAGTTCACAGAGCACATAGACACCCAGCACCCCAACGTGATCCTCAACCCCCTGTACGTGTGCGCCGAATGCAACTTCACAACCAAAAAGTACGATTCCTTGTCCGAACACAACGCCAAACTCCACCCGGGAGAGAACAACTTCAAGCTCAAGTTGATCAAGCTCAACAACCAGACTGTCCTAGAGCAGTCCATTGAGGCGGCGAGCAGCTCAGTTGCCCTGGAAACCCCTGAAATCGAGGTGGTTCCTGCCGGGGCTAGTGGTACAAGCAAGACCACCCCAGTGATCAACGTTGGGAAGCCTAAAGTCGAAGCCAGGAAAGTTTCTTTAGAGAACCACCTGGATGGGATCCCCCACCTGGTTACGGAGACCACGGAGCCTATCACATGCATTAACGGAGCAGAGCTTCTCCACGATATCCTGGCCCATGTGATGCCCTCTGTGCAGCTCCCGCCAAACATCAACCTGGTTCCCAAAGTCCCCGTGCCGCTGAACAGTACCAAATACAATTCCGCACTGGACACCAACACAACCATGATCAGCTCCTTCAACAAGTTTCCGTACCCGACGCAGGCGGAGTTGTCGTGGTTGACGGCCGCGTCCAAGCACCCCGAGGAGCAGATCCGGATTTGGTTTGCCACCCAGCGTCTGAAGCACGGCATCAGCTGGTCTCCggaagaggtggaggaggcgAGGAAGAAGATGTTCAACGGCACTATCCAGCCAGCAGCCCAGACCATTGCCGTTCTGCCCGCTCACGTCGCCGCTGCAAAAATGCCGCAGCCAATGATCCAGACGGCTGTGCCTTGCCAGATACTTAGCCAGACCGGCCTGGTTTTGACACAAGTCTCAAACGGGTCCCATGTTTCCCCCATTGCCCTTGCCGTGGCGGCCAACCAAGGGCAGAAACGGAGCATGCAGGCCCAGGCGGCTGTCCCGGAAGTCAAACGGCCGCACATTGTCGCCGCGGAGGTCTTGTCCAAACAAATCGCCCCTGCTGCTCCGACGAGCACGACTGCAGTGCCCTTGTCTCCTGCGCTGCTGGCAAATGACCGCAAGAAGACCAAGGAGCAAATAGCAGCCCTGAAGGCGAGCTTTATTGTCAGCCAGTTCCCAGATAACGCGGAAGTGTACAGGCTGATAGAAGTCACGGGCCTCTCCCGAAGCGAGATCAAGAAGTGGTTCAGCGACCACCGCTACCGGAGCCAGCGAGGGATTGTCCACATCACGAGCGAGTCACTAGCCAAGGACCAGGTTGCTCTGGTGGCTGCAAGGCAGGGGCGGAACTATAATCCATACCCAGACTTCACTTTCCAGAAGTTCAAAGGAAAATCCAGAGAACAGCTGGGGATCCTTGAAGAAAGCTTTATCAAGAGTTCTTTCCCAACCCAAAGCGAGTTGGAAAGGCTCCGGAACGAAGCCTGCATGACTGGACGGGAGGTTGAGGCCTGGTTCTCCGAGCGCAGGAAGCTCAGGGATAATATGGAACAAGCCGTCTTGGACTCTATGGGGCCGAGCATAAAGAATAAGGAGGAAGGGGCTTCCAACGGTGCCATTGGTCCAACAGAGCAGTTCGACATCTCCCAGGCACCGACCTCTTTGTCCAGGTGCTCGACAGCATTTGCCCCAAGTAGCCAAGAGCAGGCGCACTTGCTGAAGAGCACGTTTGCGAGGACGCAGTGGCCAACTCCGCAGGAGTATGACGAGTTGGCGGCTCAGACGGGGCTCACGAGGACTGAAATAGTGCGTTGGTTCAAAGAGAACAGGAGCTGCCTACGAACCGGGACGCTAAAATGGCTGGACCAATACCAGCAGCAGTATGCTGTTGACGGATATGATGAGGCAAAAGGACCAGCAGCCCCCGAGACGGCAAGTAGCAGTAGCGAGGGGGTTCAGCAACCCAGTCAAGAGCATCAGAAGCTGGATAAGCAGGACATAGAGGGCATGGAGAAATCTGAATGCAGTGACCGGGGTAGTCAAGGCAATAACGAGAACAAGGGAAATGTGAGTTGGGTGGAAGTCACCATCGACGATGATGATGACGCTTCGGACTGTATGGACAGCTGGGGTCAAGCAGCGCCTGGAAGCAAAGCAGGTTTTGATTCTGAAAGTATACCTGGCGATACCTCTCACACCTAA